The following proteins come from a genomic window of Panicum hallii strain FIL2 chromosome 8, PHallii_v3.1, whole genome shotgun sequence:
- the LOC112902442 gene encoding glucuronoxylan 4-O-methyltransferase 2-like, translated as MTSPVIARKAKLRNHLVSAKAKLKHHVTPRRLVLLAAAGCSVFLVLLTLRTLHSAARAGDETIKAAAAASTPAAGAGAAQHAQQPQPQQQQRECAKLPASVTGALVHYATSNETPRQTEAEAGAAARVLAGRAPCNLLVFGLGPDAALWAALNHGGRTLFLEADAGRIAAARAAHPAGVDDLEAHLVAYHDHQHASATVSGDGLLALVRNSSDCAAASPPKPLSPDHLERSPCALAPRGLPPAFYEAEWDVIMVGAPVPGAIYTAGVAARARRPGTGETDVLVHGVDGAAEESFARAFLCEGYIKEEAGRLRHFAIPSHRDKEAMPFCP; from the coding sequence ATGACGAGCCCCGTGATCGCGCGGAAGGCCAAGCTCCGGAACCACCTCGTGTCCGCCAAGGCGAAGCTCAAGCACCACGTCACCCCGCGccgcctcgtcctcctcgccgccgcggggTGCTCCGTCTTCCTCGTCCTCCTCACCCTCCGCACCCTCCACTCCGCCGCCAGAGCAGGCGACGAAACTATcaaggccgccgccgcagcctccaCGCCcgctgccggcgccggcgccgcccagcACGCtcagcagccgcagccgcagcagcagcagcgcgagTGCGCGAAGCTTCCCGCGTCCGTGACCGGGGCGCTGGTCCACTACGCGACGTCCAACGAGACGCCGCGGCAGACGGAGGCCGAGgccggcgcggccgcgcgcgtgctgGCGGGGCGCGCGCCGTGCAACCTCCTCGTGTTCGGGCTGGGGCCCGACGCCGCGCTCTGGGCGGCGCTCAACCACGGCGGGCGCACGCTGTTCCTGGAGGCGGACGCGGGCCggatcgccgccgcccgcgccgcgcacccGGCCGGCGTCGACGACCTCGAGGCCCACCTCGTCGCCTACCACGACCACCAGCACGCCTCCGCCACGGTCTCTGGCGACGGCCTCCTCGCCCTTGTCCGCAACTCCTCCgactgcgccgccgcctccccgccgAAGCCGCTCTCGCCGGACCACCTGGAGCGGTCGCCGTGCGCGCTGGCGCCGCGGGGCCTGCCGCCGGCGTTCTACGAGGCCGAGTGGGACGTGATCATGGTGGGCGCGCCGGTGCCGGGCGCCATATACACGGCCGGcgtggcggcgcgggcgcggcggccggggacaGGGGAGACGGACGTGCTGGTCCACGGCGtggacggcgcggcggaggagagctTCGCGAGAGCGTTCTTGTGCGAAGGGTACATCAAGGAGGAGGCtggcaggctccggcacttcgcCATCCCGAGCCACAGGGACAAGGAAGCCATGCCGTTCTGCCCTTGA
- the LOC112902440 gene encoding probable serine/threonine-protein kinase At1g54610, with protein sequence MKIFTRNPVQSLLQFRCVQSSGRALNVLLGHLCPKCSKKHEGTTSGSNTTGCTCLRWFFTPSSNDSATVPSINDGNNEVLTTQPRENGFDPSYQLDDADKTVTAVGHRQKSSMHHRLKIWISSGHNGIMGRYGNKLESGVPNVAKPSSDELVDSGWPDWLMNVAPEAAQGWFPRRLDSFEKLGKVGQGTYSSVYKARDLKTGKLVALKKVRFLNVDPESVRFMAREILVLRRLNHPNVINLEGIITSSVSRSLYLVFGYMEHDLAGLAATPGLKFTEPQVKCILQQLLSGLDHCHSHGVLHRDMKSSNILIDSNGILKIADFGLATSFDPDNQQPLTSRVATLWYRPPELLLGATKYGPSVDMWSTGCILAELLAGKPILPGRTEVEQLHKIFKLCGSPSEEYWDKLEVPQTGMFKPGSQYKGCIAETFKDFPHSALILLDSLLALEPGARGTAATTLQSDFFRTSPLACSPSSLPKCPPSKEYDARLRREEDRRQRKAAQGENLNPKLNHADDGNGKPKKDKGTAADTNIADLNSQDETRTLATGVQSQEYESTWNMRGDSSDHSEVPGRKYNSVRVANSTAMQKNRASMCQPESADATNEVFNGRGKKRPIVSYKGRSRRYQHSESMIAGNGSMERMLKQHEKNIQEAVRKARINKSKEL encoded by the exons ATGAAGATATTCACTAGGAATCCTGTGCAAAGCTTACTACAGTTTCGATGCGTTCAATCAAGTGGAAGGGCATTGAATGTTCTTCTAGGTCACCTTTGTCCTAAGTGTTCTAAAAAACATGAGGGCACAACTTCAGGAAGCAATACCACTGGATGCACATGTTTGCGATGGTTCTTCACACCATCTAGTAATGATTCTGCAACTGTACCAAGCATCAATGATGGAAATAATGAAGTGCTCACCACCCAGCCACGAGAAAATGGTTTTGATCCTAGTTACCAGTTGGACGATGCAGATAAGACAGTTACAGCTGTTGGCCACCGTCAGAAATCAAGCATGCACCATAGACTGAAAATATGGATCAGCAGTGGGCATAATGGCATAATGGGAAGGTATGGAAATAAGTTGGAATCGGGTGTCCCCAATGTGGCTAAGCCATCATCAGATGAACTTGTTGATTCTGGATGGCCAGATTGGCTCATGAATGTGGCACCAGAGGCAGCACAAGGATGGTTTCCTCGGCGACTGGATTCATTCGAGAAATTAGGCAAG GTTGGACAAGGAACTTATAGTAGTGTCTACAAAGCCCGAGATCTTAAAACCGGCAAGCTTGTTGCACTGAAAAAAGTGCGCTTTCTTAATGTGGATCCTGAAAGCGTACGCTTCATGGCTAGAGAAATTCTTGTTCTTCGGAGACTCAATCATCCAAATGTCATAAACTTGGAAGGGATAATAACATCTTCTGTTTCACGAAGCCTGTATCTTGTATTTGGGTACATGGAACATGACCTTGCTGGCCTTGCTGCGACTCCAGGCCTCAAGTTCACTGAGCCACAG GTCAAGTGCATACTGCAGCAGTTACTTAGTGGCCTCGATCACTGCCACAGCCATGGAGTCTTGCATCGGGACATGAAGAGTTCCAACATCTTGATTGATAGCAACGGTATTCTGAAGATCGCAGACTTTGGCCTAGCAACGTCTTTTGACCCAGACAACCAGCAGCCGCTGACAAGCCGTGTAGCAACATTGTGGTACAGACCACCTGAACTTCTTCTCGGTGCCACCAAGTATGGTCCTTCTGTGGATATGTGGAGTACAGGGTGCATTCTTGCAGAATTGCTTGCTGGCAAGCCAATCTTGCCTGGAAGAACTGAG GTGGAGCAACTTCACAAAATTTTCAAGCTCTGCGGATCACCTTCTGAGGAGTACTGGGATAAATTGGAAGTGCCCCAGACAGGGATGTTCAAGCCTGGTAGCCAGTACAAGGGATGTATTGCTGAAACTTTTAAGGATTTTCCTCACTCAGCTCTGATTCTTCTAGATAGTTTGCTTGCCTTAGAACCAGGAGCTCGTGGAACAGCTGCCACCACTCTCCAGAGTGAT TTTTTCAGAACAAGCCCACTTGCCTGCAGCCCCTCGAGCTTACCGAAGTGTCCACCAAGCAAAGAGTATGATGCCAGACTCCGAAGGGAGGAAGATAGGAG GCAAAGAAAGGCAGCTCAGGGTGAAAATTTGAATCCTAAACTAAACCATGCTGATGATGGCAATGGCAAACCAAAG AAAGACAAAGGTACTGCAGCAGATACCAATATTGCAGATCTCAACTCACAGGATGAAACACGGACATTAGCTACTGGGGTGCAATCTCAAGAATATGAGTCCACATGGAACATGAGGGGAGATTCCAGTGACCATTCGGAGGTACCTGGACGCAAATACAATTCTGTTCGGGTGGCGAACTCAACTGCCATGCAGAAAAACAGAGCAAGTATGTGTCAACCTGAATCCGCTGATGCAACGAATGAAGTTTTCAATGGCCGAGGGAAGAAGCGCCCAATTGTG AGCTACAAGGGCAGGAGCAGAAGATATCAGCACTCAGAATCAATGATTGCCGGAAACGGAAGCATGGAACGGATGCTCAAGCAGCATGAAAAGAACATCCAAGAAGCGGTGCGCAAAGCGCGCATTAACAAGAGCAAAGAGTTGTGA